A window of the Lolium perenne isolate Kyuss_39 chromosome 7, Kyuss_2.0, whole genome shotgun sequence genome harbors these coding sequences:
- the LOC127312214 gene encoding early nodulin-like protein 7 has protein sequence MATSYGLVGLLCFALVAAAASATQFRVGGDKGWSVPDGTTEPYNTWAGRMRFQIGDQLLFVYPKETDSVLVVDQAAYNACNTTTYLTKLEGGTTVFTLDRSGPFFFISGNQASCTANQKLLVVVLAADHTPPGPSPTPPAMPPMSAAPLPSPPSMSPPSPPSMAPVPSPSSPPSMLPPSVAPMPSPMSPPSGAPMPTPESAPSPTGSAPGAAPAATPGSSPGTPGSPPSSSPGTPGGAPQPPSDSTSPPGAAGANSTTPGNGAAPLTAGLISTLAAGFGFAMLAI, from the exons ATGGCGACATCTTATGGCCTAGTAGGGCTCCTCTGCTTCGCTCTGGTGGCCGCGGCGGCGAGCGCAACGCAGTTCCGGGTCGGCGGCGATAAAGGGTGGAGCGTGCCGGACGGGACGACCGAGCCGTACAACACGTGGGCCGGCCGGATGCGGTTCCAGATCGGTGACCAGCTCC TGTTCGTCTACCCGAAGGAGACGGACTCGGTACTCGTCGTCGACCAGGCGGCCTACAACGCCTGCAACACCACGACATACCTGACCAAGCTCGAGGGCGGCACCACGGTCTTCACGCTCGACCGCTCCGGccccttcttcttcatcagcgGCAACCAGGCCAGCTGCACGGCCAACCAGAAGCTCCTCGTCGTCGTGCTCGCCGCCGACCACACCCCACCGGGCCCCTCGCCGACTCCCCCCGCCATGCCGCCGATGTCTGCGGCGCCCCTGCCGAGCCCTCCTTCCATGTCGCCGCCGTCTCCTCCTTCCATGGCGCCGGTGCCGAGCCCCTCGTCGCCTCCGTCCATGCTGCCGCCGTCCGTTGCGCCGATGCCGAGCCCGATGTCGCCTCCCTCTGGTGCTCCTATGCCCACCCCGGAATCGGCACCATCCCCGACAGGTTCAGCTCCGGGCGCTGCTCCCGCTGCAACTCCAGGATCATCACCGGGAACTCCAGGCTCGCCGCCGTCGTCTTCCCCTGGTACTCCTGGAGGCGCGCCGCAGCCACCGTCCGACTCCACCAGCCCACCAGGTGCCGCCGGGGCGAACTCGACTACGCCAGGCAACGGAGCTGCTCCCCTGACGGCAGGCCTAATCAGCACCCTGGCAGCAGGCTTTGGGTTCGCCATGCTAGCTATCTGA